A stretch of the Brevundimonas sp. MF30-B genome encodes the following:
- a CDS encoding LPS-assembly protein LptD, whose product MPSDRSSPSLKARLLAGAAAFAAFGLATSALAQQGQAAPPTGADGVPPGAVYIDAGSASRQGDIVTARGDEGGRVFSRYRDHSLRAEEVTYDLGQGIASAVGQVELITPEQAVVYASRLELDSDLRAGVAVDFATRLADGSSLMAATAVRRSENVQELNYAVFTPCPICDADGPKTPSISIQAEQVVQDEALRAILYRNAVFKLGGVPILYLPVFAHPDPTVERASGFLIPTINYDEGRGLSAEIPYLHVISPSQDVLISPQINSRVAPLLNLQWRRRFSDGVMVARGGYTYERNFGDFDLDGDGDAESNVKFGPRENRSYILSWGRFDPDGPWRWGFTAERTSDKTLFDRYDIRDPYQDNGLYYGDSRRLITQLYAERQTRRSYVSIAAFTLQSLRVSQFDPVTPALNVFEDDSTLPVVAPLIDARWEPEAPVLGGRLRLRGSAVSLTRDAYIGAPILRPEVIPADPTGLGGVESRRITGQIEWRRILVSPLGVRWEPFLDGRLDAYAVEDLPPLLGADDATLTRGRASVGVDVSYPLYRPLGGGELIVEPMAQLSASTRADLDPRIPNEDSQTLELDQYSLFRMDRFPGYDLLEGGLRFTAGARASLRWDEGRSASLFVGRSYRADRSPEFQAAVPDDPSRVYDPSGLASRTSDWVVQGEFSPSDRIRGWGHATIDGNGEIRRAEASVDGRWGRRNLASLSYIVDRSNPVDGPLNRNYEFVQLAAQQFVLGNWGVSVAGIADLEQNIITRQEVGLVFDDDCFRIEVGYRRDNTRVRPTGPSDGIYLRLNLATFGGTR is encoded by the coding sequence ATGCCGTCTGACCGTTCCAGCCCCAGCCTCAAGGCCCGCCTGCTCGCCGGCGCAGCGGCTTTCGCCGCCTTCGGCCTGGCGACATCGGCTCTGGCCCAGCAGGGACAGGCCGCGCCCCCGACCGGGGCCGACGGCGTGCCTCCCGGCGCGGTCTACATCGACGCCGGCTCCGCCAGTCGGCAGGGCGACATCGTCACCGCGCGTGGTGATGAGGGCGGCCGGGTCTTCTCGCGCTATCGCGATCATTCCCTGCGCGCGGAGGAAGTCACCTACGATCTCGGCCAAGGCATAGCCTCAGCCGTCGGTCAGGTGGAGCTCATCACGCCGGAGCAGGCCGTGGTCTACGCCTCGCGCCTGGAACTGGATTCCGATCTACGCGCCGGCGTCGCGGTGGATTTCGCGACCCGTCTGGCCGACGGCTCCAGCCTGATGGCGGCCACGGCCGTGCGTCGGTCGGAAAACGTCCAGGAGCTGAACTACGCCGTCTTTACGCCTTGCCCGATCTGCGACGCCGACGGCCCCAAGACGCCCAGCATTTCGATACAGGCCGAACAGGTCGTTCAGGACGAGGCGCTTCGGGCGATCCTTTATCGCAACGCCGTCTTCAAGCTCGGCGGCGTGCCAATCCTCTATCTGCCCGTGTTCGCGCACCCGGACCCTACGGTCGAGCGCGCCTCTGGCTTCCTGATCCCGACGATCAACTATGACGAAGGGCGCGGCCTTTCGGCCGAGATCCCGTATCTCCACGTCATCTCCCCGTCGCAGGACGTTCTGATCAGCCCTCAGATCAACAGCCGCGTCGCGCCCTTGCTGAACCTGCAATGGCGTCGACGGTTCTCCGACGGCGTAATGGTCGCGCGCGGCGGCTACACCTACGAGCGCAACTTCGGCGATTTCGACCTGGACGGGGATGGTGACGCCGAGAGCAATGTGAAGTTCGGCCCGCGCGAGAACCGCAGCTACATCCTCTCGTGGGGACGCTTCGATCCTGACGGACCCTGGCGCTGGGGCTTCACCGCCGAGCGCACGTCGGACAAGACGCTGTTCGATCGTTACGACATCCGCGATCCCTATCAGGACAACGGCCTCTACTATGGCGACAGTCGCCGGCTGATCACTCAGCTTTACGCCGAACGACAGACTCGCCGGTCCTATGTTTCGATCGCCGCTTTCACGTTGCAGAGTCTGAGGGTCTCGCAGTTCGATCCGGTCACGCCCGCGCTGAACGTCTTCGAGGACGACAGCACCCTGCCGGTCGTGGCCCCCCTAATCGACGCGCGCTGGGAGCCCGAGGCGCCTGTGCTGGGCGGGCGCCTGCGCTTGCGGGGCTCGGCCGTATCCCTGACCAGAGACGCCTATATCGGCGCCCCGATCCTGCGCCCGGAAGTGATTCCCGCCGATCCGACAGGCCTCGGCGGGGTCGAAAGTCGGAGGATCACGGGTCAGATCGAGTGGCGCCGCATTCTCGTATCGCCCCTCGGCGTGCGCTGGGAGCCATTCCTAGACGGACGTCTGGACGCTTATGCGGTTGAAGACTTGCCGCCGCTCCTTGGAGCGGACGATGCGACGCTGACCCGCGGGAGAGCCAGCGTCGGCGTGGACGTGTCCTATCCGCTCTACCGTCCGCTCGGCGGCGGCGAGCTGATCGTCGAGCCGATGGCCCAGCTGTCGGCCTCGACGCGCGCCGATCTGGACCCTAGGATCCCCAATGAGGACAGCCAGACGCTGGAGCTGGACCAGTATTCCTTGTTCCGGATGGACCGCTTCCCGGGCTACGACCTACTGGAAGGCGGTTTGCGCTTCACGGCCGGCGCCCGCGCATCGCTGCGCTGGGATGAAGGCCGTTCGGCCAGCCTGTTCGTCGGCCGCAGCTACCGCGCTGATCGCTCCCCCGAGTTTCAGGCCGCCGTCCCCGACGACCCCTCCCGCGTCTACGATCCGTCGGGCTTGGCCTCGCGCACCTCTGATTGGGTGGTCCAGGGCGAGTTCTCGCCGTCCGACCGCATACGCGGCTGGGGACACGCCACCATCGACGGAAACGGCGAAATCCGCAGGGCCGAAGCGTCCGTCGACGGCCGCTGGGGACGCCGGAATCTGGCGTCGCTCAGCTACATCGTCGACCGGTCCAATCCCGTCGACGGGCCCCTGAATCGGAATTACGAGTTCGTACAGCTGGCGGCGCAGCAGTTCGTGCTCGGCAACTGGGGCGTCAGCGTCGCCGGGATCGCCGATCTCGAACAGAACATCATCACCCGCCAGGAAGTCGGCCTGGTGTTCGATGACGATTGTTTCCGCATCGAGGTCGGGTACCGTCGCGACAATACGCGCGTCCGGCCCACCGGCCCGTCGGACGGCATCTATCTGCGCCTAAACCTCGCCACTTTCGGCGGTACACGCTAA
- the lptG gene encoding LPS export ABC transporter permease LptG → MNRGVLRLGRIERYVLLQQTKSLGVALAVISSLILLIDFVEISRGVGSNVDLSLLQILGLMAVKSPSVILQLLPFVFLFGTLGAFVSLNRRSELIAMRAAGVSAWRFTLPAAGLAFMIGVLTVTVLGPAAAAGDGLWQRERERLSGSAAGPGAEEAIWLREGDQQRQMIIRAARQDPANARLLDVTFFIYTTREGERREFTERIDADTASLSAGRWRLTEAEGALIGQRAVRYATLDLLSNLDDDEVFDRFPRPQSTPFWSLPNQIQRIENAGFSSSAYRLRLQQLLATPLVFAAMAILAAAFSLRLMRLGDLARMSVSAVILGFGFFFLNQFSSAMGSADVVPPVVAAWLPPLLTALAAFTLLFYTEDG, encoded by the coding sequence ATGAACCGCGGCGTCCTGCGGCTGGGCCGCATCGAGCGATATGTGCTGCTTCAACAGACCAAGTCTCTGGGCGTCGCTCTGGCTGTGATCTCGTCCCTGATCCTGCTCATCGATTTCGTGGAGATTTCGCGGGGCGTGGGGTCCAACGTCGATCTGTCCCTGTTGCAGATACTGGGGCTCATGGCGGTCAAATCGCCCAGCGTGATCCTGCAGCTTCTGCCGTTCGTCTTTCTGTTCGGCACCCTGGGCGCCTTCGTGTCGCTGAACCGTCGCAGCGAACTGATCGCCATGCGGGCCGCAGGCGTTTCGGCCTGGCGGTTCACCCTGCCGGCCGCAGGGCTGGCCTTCATGATCGGCGTGCTGACCGTGACCGTTCTCGGCCCGGCGGCGGCGGCCGGAGACGGGCTGTGGCAGCGCGAACGCGAGCGGCTTTCGGGTTCGGCCGCCGGGCCGGGCGCGGAGGAAGCGATCTGGCTGCGAGAGGGGGACCAGCAGCGTCAGATGATCATCCGCGCCGCGCGGCAGGACCCGGCCAATGCGCGACTGCTGGACGTGACCTTCTTCATCTACACGACTCGCGAAGGCGAGAGGCGCGAGTTCACTGAGCGGATCGATGCAGACACCGCCTCTCTTTCGGCGGGTCGCTGGCGGTTGACCGAGGCCGAAGGCGCTCTGATCGGGCAGCGCGCCGTGCGCTACGCCACGCTGGATTTGCTGTCGAACCTGGACGACGATGAAGTGTTCGACCGCTTCCCTCGCCCCCAATCCACCCCCTTCTGGTCGCTGCCGAACCAGATCCAGCGAATCGAGAATGCGGGGTTCTCGTCGAGCGCCTACCGTCTGCGACTGCAGCAGTTGCTGGCGACGCCGCTGGTGTTCGCGGCCATGGCGATCCTGGCGGCGGCCTTCTCTCTGCGGCTGATGCGGCTGGGCGATCTGGCGCGCATGAGCGTGTCCGCTGTGATTCTGGGATTCGGCTTCTTCTTCCTGAATCAGTTTTCGTCGGCCATGGGGTCGGCCGACGTCGTGCCGCCCGTGGTGGCGGCTTGGCTCCCGCCGCTTCTGACGGCGCTCGCCGCCTTCACCTTGCTGTTCTATACCGAAGACGGCTAA